The stretch of DNA TGATAAATCGGGAATTTATGTCGCAATGAATGATGCTATGGGCGGTGGTTCTGTGGATATTAGAAAGAGCTGGGACAACTATATCCGCGAATGTACTCTTACAAAAATTGACTTAGGATTAGTTTCCGTCGAATCGATGATGACGGGCAAGGTGACGGAGGTTCTTCCTTTCATGTCATCACTCTACGGAACAAGAATCTATTTAAATCCTGGGGAAATAGATGGGGAAGAATATACCTGCTCTGAAGGGTGGTTTTATCTAAGTGCATCATTAGACTCCATATCAGATATGCGTGTTCAACAGGCTATCTCTGCAGCAATCGGCTTGAACAGACCTGATATTGGACAAGCGACTTCGCGCATTCAAGACTCTATCCAGGCACTTGGGCAAGCGTCTACATCTGCAAACGAATATCTGAAGGCATCTATATTGGAGCCACTGTACAACGATGCTGTTGTTGGAAAATACAAGGACATGCTTGACTTCGGCTCAGCGGTAATGGTGAACCAAGCTATACAACAACGTAATACCCAATGGGCTACTGAGCAGTCAATGTTCGTTACGGTAGCGCGGCCAATGATGGCGTTCTTTGAGGGTTTCGTGTACTCGCTCACACCCATAATGGCCATGCTCATGGTGATGGGAAGCTTCGGTATGGGCTTGCTGATTAAGTATTTCCTGACTGTTTTATGGATTCAGCTTTGGATGCCTGTCCTCGCAGTCGTCAATCTCTACATTCATGTGATATCGACAAATAAGATAGCTCAACTTAATCTACCAGGACTTGATTCATTCTATGCCATAAACACAGCCGGTGAAATTCTGCAGAACTGGATTGCGACTGGCGGCATGCTTGCTGCCTCTACACCAATTATTTCTCTCTTCATCGTCACTGGAAGCACATATGCGTTTACAAGCCTTGCTGGTCGTGTGAACGGAAGCGATCATATTAACGAGAAGTTATCGAGTCCCGATGCGTTGCAAAGTGGCCCACTTGTTAGCATGATGCCGATGCATAGCGGGAATTCCTTCAGTGGAATACAGAAAACTGGTACAGAGAACCTAAATTCAAGTATGAATTTTGGTGATGCTGTTTCAAGCGGAATCTCTTCAGCTTCTGCAATTCAGCAATCGAAGTCTGATGCATTCAAGCAAGAAGTTTCTCGTGGCGTAACCGAAGGCGGAAGCACGCAGCAACAGTCCCAGAGACTGCAATCCTTAGGGCGCTCAGTCTCATCGATGGGCACTAAACAGAGCCAAATGATCGATAGCAAGGCCAGAGAAATTGGTAAGCAGTACGGTTTAAGTGAATCCACGATAGACGCTATTAAAGGTGCTCTTACTCTATCTGCAATGGGCGGGGCGGGTGCAAAGGGTACAGGTCTACAGGGTGCTTTAAGCGCAGCTCTCTCAGCAGATAAATCTAACACTGCGAGCGAAGGTGGACGATTAGATAGCGTTATGAGGGCTGTACAAGGGGCAACATTCTCCACTTCCGATTCTCAAGCCCTGACAAGTGGCCTCACACATCAGGCGGTAGATTCAGGTAGTAACTCATTCACAAAATCATGGTCTGATAGTTCATCAAATCTTGTTGCTAAATCAGCACAGGAAAGTATCGCTGCAACTGAAAGTCTTACCTCTCTCCAAAGCATGCAAAGTTCACTGGGGCAGCAAACCAGTACAGACATGAAAACTCTTGGCGGTGCAATATCTGCATCTCCTGAAGCTGAGAGCAGGCTGAACAATGCAGTGCAAAATGCACCTCAAGCCGTAAGGCAGGAAGCAATTGCATTGGAGAATAGATTTGCGAATAGCTACAACATGGACAGAAATGTAGCCCGCAACGCAGCACAGCTTCAAGCACTGACAAACTCAAGCAACTATGCGAATGGAAATGGCAGCGCTGGATTAGCTGAAGGCATGCGTATCATCGGTCAAGCTACTGGTAGGAGTCTTGATTTCACCGGTGATCCGAACAGAAATTCCGGCCTCAAAGAACAAACACCCACAGGTGTCAATACTGATGAGATCAGATCACGAGTAGCCGGTGCCCCTGAATTTAATGATGGGAAGTTGTCTTCAGTTACAACACAAGCTCAAAGACAGCCAGGTGGGCCAAGCTCCGTCGTTGCAGACCATCAAAGTAGGACAGGCACATTGGTTAAAAACGGAAACCGTGCTCTTGAGGGGGTTGCCAATGAACAAAGTGATTTTATTAAAGATCAAATTATAAATAAATCAAGCTCCACAAGTTTTGCTCAACGCGATATGGGAACACTTGATCAAATCAAGGATCTGAGCAGTTCATTTATGGAGTTCGGGAAGAGCACTGCTTCCAATATACAAACATCGAATGATCAGAATGACCGGATACTTGCCGATCCTAAGGGCGAAGGAATCAAACAGTTCCAAGAAGACTTCAAGAATCGCAGTACAGGCGAAAGAGCCGTAGGCTATCTCGGCAATACCTTGCTGGGTGTCTCAGCGAAGGCGACTAATGCTTTCAATGAATGGCGAACCGGGAAGTCAAGTTTCTCAGATCACACTAAGAATATGAGTATTGAGGAAACGGGTGCATTCATGGCTCAAGGCCTCGCCCAAGCGTACTCAGGCGGCGCTACTACTGCAGCAAGGTTCTTGGACGATCATAAATCGGAGATGAAAGGTCTTACGAAACGCTTTGCCCAAGAGAAGCACGGTTTACCAGGATATCAGGCTGAGATTTTCGCTTCTGCGAAGTTCAATGATCAAGCCGGACTTGATGCCGGTTATAAGGGTCTTCGTGAAAGCTTGGCGCAAAGGGATTCATCAGGAGAAATCCTCAGAAATTCGAGCGGTGAAGCAATCTTGTCAGAAAAGGACAACCGATTCGCACTCAGCATGTATAAGGATATATACAATGCGGGTGTGCACCAAGGATCGAAAGATGGGCAATCGGGACCTATTCTTAAAGATGTGAAGGCCTGGAACGCAACTCAGAATACTCCCGGCAAGTAATTACCTATAAAAAAGCCGCTTCTGTTCTAGAAGCGGCTTTTTTTATTGACCTGGAAATATTCTTTTCCTCAAGTGTGGATTTGCGACTACAGGATCTAGCA from Comamonas testosteroni encodes:
- a CDS encoding conjugal transfer protein TraG N-terminal domain-containing protein, whose amino-acid sequence is MMSFTIYSIGDSTFLEQILIGIAMITGAGDLEKAVMIGMLFGVLIICVKSLLQGAKQTEFQQVFVCWVCYMCFFGPATVVTIEDAYDGNVRVVANVPLGIGFTGGVISNVGYTVTDLFTTGFSIIAPSITRTEFAESLKLLNDTRRNLDKSGIYVAMNDAMGGGSVDIRKSWDNYIRECTLTKIDLGLVSVESMMTGKVTEVLPFMSSLYGTRIYLNPGEIDGEEYTCSEGWFYLSASLDSISDMRVQQAISAAIGLNRPDIGQATSRIQDSIQALGQASTSANEYLKASILEPLYNDAVVGKYKDMLDFGSAVMVNQAIQQRNTQWATEQSMFVTVARPMMAFFEGFVYSLTPIMAMLMVMGSFGMGLLIKYFLTVLWIQLWMPVLAVVNLYIHVISTNKIAQLNLPGLDSFYAINTAGEILQNWIATGGMLAASTPIISLFIVTGSTYAFTSLAGRVNGSDHINEKLSSPDALQSGPLVSMMPMHSGNSFSGIQKTGTENLNSSMNFGDAVSSGISSASAIQQSKSDAFKQEVSRGVTEGGSTQQQSQRLQSLGRSVSSMGTKQSQMIDSKAREIGKQYGLSESTIDAIKGALTLSAMGGAGAKGTGLQGALSAALSADKSNTASEGGRLDSVMRAVQGATFSTSDSQALTSGLTHQAVDSGSNSFTKSWSDSSSNLVAKSAQESIAATESLTSLQSMQSSLGQQTSTDMKTLGGAISASPEAESRLNNAVQNAPQAVRQEAIALENRFANSYNMDRNVARNAAQLQALTNSSNYANGNGSAGLAEGMRIIGQATGRSLDFTGDPNRNSGLKEQTPTGVNTDEIRSRVAGAPEFNDGKLSSVTTQAQRQPGGPSSVVADHQSRTGTLVKNGNRALEGVANEQSDFIKDQIINKSSSTSFAQRDMGTLDQIKDLSSSFMEFGKSTASNIQTSNDQNDRILADPKGEGIKQFQEDFKNRSTGERAVGYLGNTLLGVSAKATNAFNEWRTGKSSFSDHTKNMSIEETGAFMAQGLAQAYSGGATTAARFLDDHKSEMKGLTKRFAQEKHGLPGYQAEIFASAKFNDQAGLDAGYKGLRESLAQRDSSGEILRNSSGEAILSEKDNRFALSMYKDIYNAGVHQGSKDGQSGPILKDVKAWNATQNTPGK